The Novipirellula aureliae sequence CCGCGATTGAGTTCACCTTGCAGATCGCCCACCGATTGTTGCAGGCGTACGAGTTCCTCGAAAGTCTCGGGTGTGACTCGTGTCGTCGTTCGCGTCGACATGCCGGGGAGAATCGTCAGCGAAAGACTACCGACGATCAGGTTGACGAGGAGTGGTTTCATGGGCCGGTTGCTCCTTGGTTGGTTGTTGGCGGATCATCATTTGCATCATCCGCCGCATGGTTCGAATTTGCCTCCGGTCGTTGCGTACCACGAGCATCGCTGACGCAAGGGCGAAAGACAAAACCGCGATCAGGACTAGCTGCGAGAGCATTCGTTGTATTGTCCCTGTTTTTGAGTAGTGAAGAGAAAGGAGCGAGGTAGTAGCGAATTTGATTCAGCTGGCTACGACGCAGTTTGGTTTAGACGACTTTTGAGCTTTTCGATCAAGTCGCTGGCTTGCCGCAGCGTCAACTGCTTCGGCGTGGAAACGGCAAAGTCGGTTTCGAGTTGGCTTGCCAAATGGACGTTTGCCTTCGAGGCGATCGCGTGAATCGCTCGGATTTGGGCCTCGGTCGCTTCGCGAATACGCGATTGGCCGTTGCCGCCTGCGGGTGCTTGCCCATTGGTGTGCTGTGAAGCCTGAGGAGGGTCGCGAGAGGGCTGCGGGCTGGCTTTTGTAGTTTCAAACCGCAAGTTCCCGTTCGACTTCTTGGCGGCACAAATGGAACGCCTCACGGATGCGTCCGATCAATTGGCCGTCAGGCTCGGCAAGCGGGTCGCCACCGATTTCAAAGTCGATGTGACAGTCAGCACCCTGGCTACCGAAGTTCGGCTGCCCATGCTTACGGCTGACTCCCACCGTGATTCGGGTCGTCATGATTTGACTCCTTGTAGGGTTGTGGAATGAATTGGGAAAATCGCTCAGCAAACGACAAGTTCACTGGCGAGTAGGTTGCAAGATAAGTCACGGTCGGTCGGCAGGTTACGTAGCCAGCGTGTGAACTGCTGGACCATCAGCCCTGCTGCGATCGAGGCGGTGTAGATCGTGCCATGTGACGTACAGGCACCCTGCTGGGCCTCTGTAGGGGCAAATAGGGTCGTGGCGTAGTAATCCACTGAGGAGTCGTTAGAGGCCGTTAAAACGCGAAGCACTTCGCCTCGCATCCGGCCGTCGACAAACAGATCGACTTGACCGCGTAGGCTTCGCCAAATGGCAGACCGAGCCGTAATCGAGTCGACACAGCAGAAGATCACCTGACCCACTTGCTGGCTACGGCGATAGCGATCGATGATCATGTCGATCTCGATCGTCGGGTCGATTCGTTCGATGGCCAGTGTCGTGGCCAGCACTTTGGTGACACCAACGTCCGAGGCCAGGTAGCCTTGTGTGGTGATATTGGTTGATTCGACCGTATCAAAATCAATCAGTTGTAAATGCCGAACACCGATCGATGCCAGCTGCAAGGCCACCTGACGGCCGATTGCACCGACACCGAT is a genomic window containing:
- a CDS encoding ThiF family adenylyltransferase is translated as MTISTDRFSRQAALVPLDRMADKLVTVIGVGAIGRQVALQLASIGVRHLQLIDFDTVESTNITTQGYLASDVGVTKVLATTLAIERIDPTIEIDMIIDRYRRSQQVGQVIFCCVDSITARSAIWRSLRGQVDLFVDGRMRGEVLRVLTASNDSSVDYYATTLFAPTEAQQGACTSHGTIYTASIAAGLMVQQFTRWLRNLPTDRDLSCNLLASELVVC